One window of Psychrobacillus sp. FSL H8-0483 genomic DNA carries:
- a CDS encoding GNAT family N-acetyltransferase: protein MSEEFNSSQFEKKMIIRQTSFSDIAPILEIQRLCFPGMDPWEVAHLRSHLTIFPEGQLVAELDGKVIGSCSSLVINFDEYDDRHSWSDVTDSGYITNHNPDGYNLYGIEVMVHPDYRRMKVGQRLYEGRKDIARQFNLKSIIIGGRIPNYHKHTEEMSPREYVTAVSRHKIYDPVLTFQLMNGFTLMRINPNYLPDDMASAKYATLMEWNNVDYIPLSKRHFKTSYPVRICAVQYMMRKINSFEEFAHQCEYFVDVASDAQSDFVVFPEIFTTQLMSFLEERSPSQAVRKLTEYTPQYMELFADLAVRYNINIIAGSHFVEEENEEIYNIAYLFHRDGAIDKQYKIHITPNERKWWGISAGDTVQVFDTDCGKIAIQICYDIEFPELARIATDMGANIIFSPFCTEDRQGYLRVRYCAQARAIENQIYTVISGTVGNLPQTENMDIQYAQSAIFAPSDFEFARDGIVGETEPNVEMVLIGDVDLEILRRQRQDGTVKHLKDRRHDVYSIEYKKE from the coding sequence ATGTCAGAAGAATTCAATTCATCTCAGTTTGAAAAAAAAATGATTATAAGACAAACTTCTTTTTCAGATATAGCACCTATATTAGAAATTCAGCGTCTTTGTTTTCCAGGTATGGATCCTTGGGAAGTTGCACATTTGCGCAGCCATTTAACTATATTTCCTGAAGGACAATTGGTAGCAGAGTTAGACGGAAAGGTAATTGGATCTTGTTCCAGTCTTGTGATTAACTTCGATGAATACGACGATCGACATTCATGGTCTGATGTGACAGATTCGGGTTATATTACAAATCATAATCCAGACGGGTACAACTTATACGGCATCGAAGTAATGGTTCACCCTGATTATAGAAGAATGAAAGTCGGGCAACGTTTGTATGAAGGAAGAAAGGACATTGCAAGGCAGTTCAATTTGAAATCCATTATTATCGGTGGGCGAATTCCAAACTATCATAAGCATACGGAAGAAATGTCACCAAGAGAATACGTGACGGCTGTTTCTCGACATAAAATATATGACCCTGTGTTAACCTTCCAACTGATGAATGGGTTCACATTAATGCGTATTAATCCGAACTATTTACCAGATGATATGGCTTCTGCTAAATATGCAACGTTAATGGAGTGGAATAATGTAGACTATATTCCACTATCAAAACGGCATTTTAAAACAAGCTATCCTGTACGAATTTGCGCAGTTCAATATATGATGCGCAAAATTAACTCGTTTGAAGAGTTTGCACACCAATGTGAATACTTTGTAGATGTAGCTTCAGACGCACAATCAGATTTCGTTGTTTTTCCAGAAATTTTTACGACTCAGCTCATGTCTTTCTTAGAAGAACGCTCACCAAGTCAAGCTGTTCGCAAATTAACCGAATACACTCCACAGTATATGGAATTATTTGCAGATTTAGCGGTTCGATATAATATCAATATTATTGCTGGTTCCCACTTTGTGGAAGAAGAGAATGAAGAAATTTATAATATAGCATACTTATTCCACCGTGATGGAGCAATTGATAAGCAATATAAAATTCATATTACACCGAATGAACGTAAATGGTGGGGTATTAGTGCAGGGGATACGGTCCAAGTATTTGATACTGACTGTGGTAAAATTGCGATTCAAATTTGCTACGATATCGAATTTCCAGAACTTGCGCGAATAGCGACAGATATGGGAGCGAACATAATTTTCTCTCCATTTTGTACAGAGGATCGACAAGGTTACTTACGAGTTAGATACTGCGCACAAGCTCGTGCCATTGAAAATCAGATTTACACCGTCATTTCCGGTACAGTAGGAAATCTACCACAGACGGAAAATATGGATATTCAATATGCTCAGTCAGCTATTTTTGCACCTTCTGATTTTGAATTCGCACGGGATGGAATTGTAGGAGAAACAGAACCGAATGTAGAAATGGTCTTAATAGGAGACGTTGATTTAGAAATCTTAAGACGTCAACGACAAGATGGAACGGTTAAGCATCTAAAAGATCGTCGCCATGATGTATACAGTATTGAGTATAAAAAAGAATGA